The genomic stretch CGAACGCGTAAAACGGCTTGTAGGTAGCGGCGTTGATGTCGCGCGCCACTTTCAGCAAATCCGGCACGGTCACGGTAAAAGCCAGCGCGGTGGAATGCAGCATCAGGATGACTTCGTTGCTGTAGGCAGGCAACGCGATGCGCAGCGCGCCCGGCAGAATGATGCAGCGGTACTGTTTGAAACGCGAAAAGCCATAGGCGCGGGCAGCTTCGATTTCGCCATGCGGCACCGAACGAATGGCGCCGGCGAAGATTTCGGTGGTATAGGCGCAGGTATTAAGCGCCAGCGCCAGAATGGCGCAATTCAGGCCGCTGCGGAAAAACGCGTTCAGCAGATCGGTGCCGCGCACGATTTCCAGGCTGTACACGCCGGAGTAGAACACCAGCAGTTGCACATACAGCGGCGTGCCGCGAAACACATAGGTAAAGGCCCATACCGGCAACCGGTAGCGGCGACGGGGCGAAACACGGGCTACCGCCAGCGGAACCGCCATCAACCCGCCGATGGTCACCGACACAATCAGCAGCCACAGCGTCATC from Dickeya fangzhongdai encodes the following:
- a CDS encoding ABC transporter permease; this translates as MSEILQQYWQALLWSDGYRLTGLAMTLWLLIVSVTIGGLMAVPLAVARVSPRRRYRLPVWAFTYVFRGTPLYVQLLVFYSGVYSLEIVRGTDLLNAFFRSGLNCAILALALNTCAYTTEIFAGAIRSVPHGEIEAARAYGFSRFKQYRCIILPGALRIALPAYSNEVILMLHSTALAFTVTVPDLLKVARDINAATYKPFYAFGIAGVMYLAVSFVLISLFRKAERRWLRHLHTRSSH